A genomic stretch from Rhodomicrobium vannielii ATCC 17100 includes:
- a CDS encoding sensor histidine kinase: protein MFVRNETVAALTVPILAIFVAATMLNWATEPRQLLLWLATIFITEGILLALCRQFKRQPRETVDLVQWRRNLAAAEFLYGVCWAAVAFTPFVVQSQAAFFFLFAALTVVTAIRMMFAASVMQILHAGTAPVTGALALRFLMTGEPFYWALAVVAVGIHFYFVFLVKNLQRTALSMLDYRAEKDRLIEELERAKAASDEARVRAEAANVAKSKFLANMSHELRTPLNAIMGFSEMIKDEVLGPIDNENYRSYAADIHESGSHLLKLINEILDLSRIEAGRYELTEKPIDVAATALESLRLMRIDAHQKNLRVVTDFRPDMPRIMADERALRQICLNLLSNAIKFTPDSGLIAVRAGILPSGEAVLSVRDNGPGIPEEEISQVLRAFGQGSLALKTGESGTGLGLPIVSGLAELHGGRFELRSKLGVGTEASLILPKARVLPAVPQPRKPAPAPQPAATAEAVPYLMRGAA, encoded by the coding sequence ATGTTCGTACGCAACGAAACCGTCGCGGCGCTTACCGTTCCGATCCTCGCGATCTTCGTTGCCGCCACTATGCTGAACTGGGCGACTGAGCCGCGTCAGCTTCTCCTGTGGCTCGCGACCATCTTCATTACTGAGGGCATCCTCCTTGCGCTTTGCCGCCAGTTCAAACGGCAGCCGCGCGAGACGGTCGATCTCGTACAGTGGAGGCGTAACCTCGCGGCCGCCGAATTCCTCTACGGTGTCTGCTGGGCAGCTGTGGCGTTCACACCCTTCGTTGTGCAATCGCAGGCGGCGTTTTTCTTCCTGTTCGCGGCGCTGACGGTCGTCACGGCGATACGCATGATGTTCGCCGCTTCGGTTATGCAGATCCTGCATGCGGGCACGGCGCCGGTAACTGGCGCACTCGCGTTGCGCTTTCTGATGACCGGCGAGCCTTTCTACTGGGCGCTCGCGGTGGTCGCGGTCGGCATCCATTTCTACTTCGTCTTCCTCGTGAAGAACCTTCAGCGGACCGCGCTTTCCATGCTCGACTACCGCGCGGAGAAGGATCGTCTCATCGAGGAACTTGAGAGGGCGAAGGCGGCCTCCGACGAGGCGCGCGTCCGGGCGGAAGCGGCCAATGTGGCGAAGTCGAAGTTCCTCGCCAACATGAGCCACGAACTTCGCACGCCGCTCAACGCGATCATGGGCTTCTCCGAGATGATCAAGGATGAAGTCCTCGGCCCCATCGACAACGAGAACTATCGCTCCTATGCCGCCGACATCCACGAATCCGGCAGCCACCTCCTGAAGCTCATCAACGAGATCCTCGACCTCTCGCGCATCGAGGCCGGACGCTACGAGCTGACGGAAAAGCCGATCGACGTCGCTGCGACGGCGCTTGAAAGCCTGCGCCTGATGCGGATCGATGCGCATCAGAAAAACCTTCGCGTTGTGACGGACTTCCGCCCCGACATGCCGCGCATCATGGCCGACGAGCGAGCGCTTCGACAGATCTGCCTCAACCTCCTCTCCAACGCGATCAAGTTCACGCCCGATAGCGGCCTGATCGCGGTTCGCGCGGGGATCCTGCCGAGCGGCGAGGCGGTGCTTTCGGTTCGCGATAACGGCCCCGGCATCCCCGAGGAGGAAATCTCGCAGGTATTGCGCGCCTTCGGACAGGGATCTCTCGCGCTCAAGACGGGCGAGAGCGGCACGGGCCTCGGGCTTCCCATCGTCAGCGGCCTTGCCGAGCTGCACGGCGGACGGTTCGAACTTCGCAGCAAGCTCGGCGTCGGCACCGAAGCTTCGCTCATCCTGCCGAAGGCCCGCGTTCTGCCCGCAGTGCCCCAGCCGCGCAAGCCAGCGCCCGCGCCGCAGCCTGCCGCTACCGCCGAAGCGGTTCCGTATCTGATGCGCGGCGCCGCCTGA
- a CDS encoding glutathione S-transferase family protein — protein sequence MKILDEKRAPNPRRVRVFLAEKAIAVPFENVDIMTGAHKTEAFAGLNPVQRVPVLVLDDGTAISESLAICRYFEALQPEPSLFGRTPLEIATVEMWNRIAELSFFLPVTHCFRHSHPAMTSLEVPQVTAWAEANKPRVSDIIRTLDRRLGETPYLAGERFSVADITAMIATDFMKPARLAVPEGVPHFARWYSEVTARPSSKA from the coding sequence ATGAAGATACTCGACGAGAAGCGCGCACCAAATCCCCGCCGTGTCCGTGTTTTCCTGGCTGAAAAAGCCATCGCCGTTCCTTTCGAGAACGTCGACATCATGACCGGTGCTCACAAAACGGAGGCGTTTGCCGGCCTTAATCCGGTGCAGCGCGTGCCTGTTCTTGTCCTCGACGACGGGACCGCAATTTCCGAGTCCCTCGCCATTTGTCGTTACTTCGAGGCCTTGCAACCCGAGCCGTCGCTTTTCGGGCGGACGCCGCTCGAAATCGCCACAGTCGAGATGTGGAACCGCATCGCCGAACTGAGCTTTTTCTTGCCAGTGACACATTGTTTTCGGCATTCGCACCCGGCGATGACGAGCCTCGAAGTGCCGCAGGTTACCGCATGGGCCGAAGCCAACAAGCCGCGCGTTTCCGACATCATTCGCACCCTCGACCGTCGGCTGGGCGAAACGCCGTACCTTGCGGGCGAGCGCTTTTCCGTCGCCGACATCACAGCCATGATCGCCACCGATTTCATGAAACCCGCCCGGCTGGCCGTGCCCGAAGGGGTGCCGCATTTCGCCCGGTGGTATTCCGAAGTGACCGCTCGCCCTTCATCCAAAGCGTGA
- a CDS encoding MBL fold metallo-hydrolase, with translation MELTVIGCGDAFASGGRINSCYLLDTAHGRLMIDCGATAPHELARAGIRASSADAILISHCHGDHFGGLPSLVLERMFIDRTDKPMEILGPPGIESRFESLMENVYPGILGVKKPFEILFRDLHPGFAIEWRGLMIEAFEVDHFSGSPSLALSVSDGDKQFSFSGDSGFCGGVIAAGRGADLYLVECSTYSTKVEMHLDYLRLSAKFPSIGAKRYLLTHMGDEMLASLDRIDTRVCIAAVDGLKVTI, from the coding sequence ATGGAACTGACAGTCATCGGCTGCGGCGACGCTTTCGCCTCCGGCGGCCGGATCAATAGTTGCTATCTGCTCGATACCGCGCACGGCCGGCTCATGATCGACTGCGGGGCGACTGCGCCGCATGAGCTGGCGCGCGCGGGCATTCGCGCCTCGTCCGCCGACGCCATCCTGATTTCGCACTGCCACGGCGATCATTTCGGCGGCCTGCCGTCCCTCGTTCTCGAACGCATGTTCATCGACCGAACCGACAAGCCGATGGAAATTCTCGGACCGCCCGGCATCGAGAGCCGGTTCGAGAGCCTGATGGAGAACGTCTATCCGGGCATCCTCGGCGTCAAGAAACCGTTCGAAATCCTCTTTCGCGACCTTCATCCCGGCTTCGCCATCGAATGGCGCGGCCTGATGATCGAGGCGTTCGAGGTGGACCACTTCTCGGGCTCGCCTTCACTGGCTCTGTCCGTAAGCGACGGCGACAAGCAGTTCAGCTTTTCGGGGGATAGCGGATTTTGCGGCGGCGTCATCGCGGCAGGTCGCGGGGCCGATCTGTATCTCGTCGAATGTTCGACCTACAGCACGAAGGTCGAAATGCACCTCGATTATCTGAGGTTGTCGGCGAAATTTCCCTCCATCGGTGCAAAGCGTTATCTGCTGACTCACATGGGCGACGAAATGCTCGCGTCCCTGGACCGCATCGATACGCGGGTTTGCATCGCGGCCGTGGACGGCTTGAAGGTGACCATATAA
- a CDS encoding Lrp/AsnC family transcriptional regulator, giving the protein MLDLMDIKILTILQEDSTLPVAEIGKKVGLSTTPCWRRIQKLEQDGVIQRRVALLDPKSVSAGVTVFVAITTNQHNAVWLERFQKVVASFPEIVEAYRMSGAVDYQLRVVVPDIASYDRFYKAFISQIDLTDVSSSFAMEQIKFTTALPLSFAAAVASKRPQQQPA; this is encoded by the coding sequence ATGCTCGACCTTATGGACATCAAAATTCTCACCATCTTGCAGGAAGACAGCACGCTTCCTGTGGCGGAAATCGGCAAGAAGGTCGGCCTGTCGACGACGCCGTGCTGGCGGCGCATTCAGAAGCTCGAACAGGACGGCGTCATTCAGCGTCGCGTCGCGCTTCTCGACCCGAAGAGCGTCAGCGCCGGCGTGACGGTTTTCGTCGCCATCACGACGAACCAGCACAACGCCGTATGGCTCGAACGCTTCCAGAAAGTGGTGGCGAGCTTCCCGGAGATCGTGGAGGCGTACCGCATGAGCGGCGCGGTGGATTATCAGCTGCGCGTGGTCGTGCCCGACATCGCAAGCTATGATCGCTTCTACAAGGCATTCATCTCGCAGATCGACCTGACCGATGTCAGTTCCAGCTTCGCGATGGAGCAGATCAAGTTCACGACGGCGCTGCCGCTTTCCTTCGCAGCCGCCGTCGCGTCGAAACGGCCGCAACAGCAACCGGCTTGA
- the proB gene encoding glutamate 5-kinase gives MTLSGTQSARIALDARPEWRNQRRIAIKIGSALLTDSETGTLKKAWLEAIGDDVAELKAQGREVILVSSGAIALGRRALGLAPGALKLEEAQASAAVGQVTLAHAYQTVFRERGITTAQILVTPGDTEERRRYLNARSTIATLLKLGAVPVVNENDTVATAEIRYGDNDRLAARVATMMTADCLVLLSDIDGLYTAPPAKNPHAQHIDVVTQITPEIEAMAGDAGTELSRGGMVTKITAAKLAVSAGTHMVIASGKELHPLRALANGAPCTWFLASANPVAARKRWIAGTLEPKGVVLIDDGAARALRSGRSLLPAGVTGVSGAFERGEAVIIRDGHGCEIGRGLIAYCAEEAARIAGRSSHEIEATLGYAGRAALIHRDDLALLHDLD, from the coding sequence ATGACGCTCTCTGGCACACAATCCGCGCGGATAGCCCTCGACGCGCGCCCCGAATGGCGAAACCAGCGCCGTATCGCGATAAAGATCGGCTCGGCGCTGCTGACCGACAGCGAAACCGGCACGCTGAAAAAGGCGTGGCTCGAAGCCATCGGCGACGATGTGGCGGAGCTGAAGGCGCAAGGGCGCGAGGTCATCCTTGTGTCGTCGGGCGCGATCGCGCTCGGTCGCCGCGCGCTCGGGCTCGCACCCGGTGCGCTCAAGCTTGAAGAGGCGCAGGCCTCGGCGGCCGTCGGGCAGGTGACGCTCGCGCACGCCTATCAAACGGTATTCCGCGAGCGCGGCATTACCACGGCGCAGATCCTCGTGACGCCGGGCGATACCGAAGAGCGCCGCCGCTATCTCAACGCCCGCAGCACCATCGCGACGCTTCTGAAGCTCGGCGCGGTTCCCGTGGTGAACGAGAACGACACGGTGGCAACCGCCGAAATCCGCTATGGCGACAACGACCGCCTCGCGGCGCGCGTCGCCACCATGATGACGGCGGACTGCCTCGTGCTCCTGTCCGACATCGACGGGCTTTACACCGCGCCGCCCGCAAAAAATCCTCACGCCCAGCATATCGATGTCGTGACGCAGATCACGCCCGAAATCGAGGCGATGGCGGGCGACGCGGGCACGGAGCTTTCGCGCGGCGGCATGGTGACGAAGATCACCGCCGCGAAGCTCGCCGTCTCGGCGGGAACGCATATGGTGATCGCGAGCGGCAAGGAGCTTCATCCGCTGCGCGCGCTGGCCAACGGCGCACCCTGCACATGGTTTCTCGCTTCGGCGAACCCGGTCGCGGCTCGCAAGCGCTGGATCGCGGGTACGCTCGAACCGAAAGGCGTCGTGCTCATCGACGATGGCGCGGCGCGGGCGTTGCGCTCCGGGCGCAGCCTCCTGCCGGCGGGCGTCACCGGCGTCAGCGGCGCATTCGAGCGCGGCGAGGCGGTCATCATCCGCGACGGCCATGGCTGCGAAATCGGGCGGGGGCTCATCGCCTACTGCGCCGAGGAAGCCGCGCGCATCGCCGGGCGCAGTTCCCACGAAATTGAGGCGACGCTTGGCTATGCCGGGCGGGCGGCGCTCATTCATCGCGACGACCTGGCGCTTTTGCACGACCTCGACTAA
- a CDS encoding YcxB family protein yields MQSACIAPVYGVRFSNDGTGETMKASYTYAVGDYLDIARTLRGRSFLTRFGLHCLAATVVSSLLIVTLPLTGVQNAPLWFAATLAVVLIAVEVVVRANIIEKAAFRKSGMARVAVSFDLGDDGIRWARSGASGLIGWEQVSNAAFLPEALVVVFGERQGIALPARGFATPAAFDEARAFIRSRLAERGVALNKEH; encoded by the coding sequence ATGCAGTCAGCGTGCATCGCGCCGGTCTATGGGGTTCGCTTTTCAAACGACGGGACGGGCGAGACGATGAAGGCGAGCTACACTTACGCTGTCGGCGATTATCTCGACATCGCGCGGACGCTGCGGGGGCGAAGCTTCCTGACGCGGTTCGGCCTGCATTGCCTTGCGGCCACGGTGGTTTCCTCGCTGCTGATCGTCACGCTGCCTCTGACCGGTGTGCAGAACGCGCCGCTCTGGTTTGCGGCGACGCTCGCGGTCGTTCTCATCGCGGTGGAAGTCGTCGTTCGCGCCAACATCATCGAGAAGGCGGCCTTTCGGAAAAGCGGCATGGCGCGGGTGGCGGTTTCGTTCGATCTCGGCGACGACGGCATCCGATGGGCGAGAAGCGGCGCGAGCGGCTTGATCGGCTGGGAGCAGGTCTCCAACGCCGCGTTTCTGCCCGAGGCGCTCGTGGTCGTCTTCGGCGAGCGGCAGGGCATCGCGCTTCCCGCGCGCGGGTTCGCAACCCCAGCGGCGTTCGACGAAGCCCGCGCATTTATACGCAGCCGGTTGGCAGAACGAGGCGTTGCGCTTAATAAGGAGCATTAG
- a CDS encoding glutamate-5-semialdehyde dehydrogenase produces MTLAIADTKLDLRLLKIELLAIGQEARKAARSLALAPTEQKNAALFAAAAALRARMDDILRTNAEDRDAARASGRPESFIDRLTLTPARVEAMAKGLEDIAALADPVGETIAAWERPNGLRISRVRVPLGVIGMIYESRPNVTADAGALALKAGNAVILRGGSETIASNRAIHACLAEGLRAAGLPETAIQLIGTTDRAAVGLLLEGLDGAVDVIVPRGGKSLVERVQKEARVPVFAHLEGICHVYVDEAADAEKARAIVLNAKLRRTGVCGSAETLLVDDAAADRLLAPLIIALLDAGCEVRGDAATRAVDARVVPATEQDWATEYLDAIISAKVVPGVAGAIAHIERYGSHHTDSIVTEDAATAETFLAEVDSAIVLHNASTQFADGGEFGMGAEIGIATGRFHARGPVGVEQLTTFKYVVRGNGQTRPV; encoded by the coding sequence ATGACGCTCGCCATCGCCGACACGAAACTCGATTTGCGCCTTCTGAAGATCGAACTCCTCGCCATCGGGCAAGAGGCGAGGAAAGCCGCCCGCTCGCTCGCTCTGGCGCCAACGGAGCAGAAGAACGCGGCGCTTTTCGCTGCTGCTGCGGCGCTTCGTGCGCGCATGGACGACATCCTTCGCACCAATGCCGAGGACAGGGACGCGGCGCGCGCCTCGGGTCGCCCGGAAAGCTTTATCGACCGCCTCACGCTCACGCCTGCACGCGTCGAAGCCATGGCGAAGGGCCTCGAAGACATCGCGGCGCTTGCAGATCCCGTTGGCGAGACCATCGCGGCTTGGGAGCGGCCCAACGGCCTCAGGATCAGCCGCGTGCGCGTGCCGCTCGGCGTGATCGGCATGATCTACGAGAGCCGCCCCAACGTGACGGCGGATGCGGGCGCGCTCGCACTGAAGGCGGGCAACGCCGTGATCCTGCGCGGTGGCTCTGAGACCATCGCTTCCAACCGCGCGATCCATGCCTGCCTCGCGGAAGGGTTGCGCGCCGCTGGTCTTCCCGAAACGGCGATCCAGCTCATCGGCACGACCGACCGCGCGGCCGTGGGGCTTCTCCTAGAGGGGCTCGATGGCGCGGTTGATGTGATCGTGCCGCGCGGCGGGAAAAGCCTCGTCGAGCGCGTGCAGAAGGAAGCGCGCGTGCCGGTGTTCGCGCATCTCGAAGGCATCTGCCACGTCTATGTGGACGAGGCCGCCGACGCGGAGAAGGCGCGCGCCATCGTGCTCAACGCCAAGCTTCGGCGGACCGGCGTTTGCGGCTCGGCCGAGACGTTGCTGGTGGACGACGCGGCGGCGGATCGGCTGCTCGCGCCGCTCATCATCGCGCTTCTCGACGCGGGCTGCGAGGTCCGTGGCGATGCGGCGACCCGAGCCGTCGATGCGCGCGTCGTTCCCGCCACCGAACAGGACTGGGCGACCGAATATCTCGACGCGATCATCTCCGCGAAGGTTGTGCCGGGCGTCGCGGGGGCCATCGCGCATATCGAGCGCTACGGCTCGCACCACACCGACAGCATCGTAACCGAGGACGCCGCCACGGCCGAAACTTTCCTCGCGGAGGTCGACAGCGCCATCGTGCTGCACAACGCGTCGACGCAATTCGCGGACGGCGGCGAGTTCGGCATGGGCGCGGAAATCGGCATCGCGACGGGGCGCTTCCACGCGCGCGGGCCGGTCGGCGTGGAGCAATTGACCACCTTCAAATATGTGGTGCGCGGCAACGGGCAGACGCGCCCGGTATGA
- a CDS encoding nicotinate-nucleotide adenylyltransferase has product MTRHAGVSEADLRPPHAAPGMRIGLLGGSFNPPHAAHRLISLNAMKRLGLDRVWWMVTPGNPLKDHRELAPLAERIAHARDVSRHPKIEVTAFEAAIGTAYTAAALRHLRRRMPRVRFVWLMGADNLAGFHRWNEWETIFETVPIAVEDRPHWRHRALASPAAHRFARSRVPESYAAALPNLPTPAWAYLSGPLSKLSSTALRAQRRDR; this is encoded by the coding sequence ATGACCCGCCACGCCGGGGTCAGCGAGGCCGATCTGAGGCCGCCGCACGCCGCGCCGGGCATGCGCATCGGCCTTCTCGGCGGTTCGTTCAACCCGCCGCATGCCGCGCATCGGCTCATCAGCCTCAACGCCATGAAGCGGCTCGGCCTCGACCGCGTGTGGTGGATGGTGACGCCGGGTAATCCGCTGAAGGACCATCGCGAACTCGCGCCGCTTGCCGAGCGCATCGCGCATGCGCGTGACGTGTCGCGCCATCCGAAGATCGAGGTCACGGCCTTCGAGGCGGCCATCGGAACGGCCTACACGGCGGCGGCGCTGCGCCACCTCCGGCGACGTATGCCGCGCGTGCGTTTCGTGTGGCTCATGGGCGCGGACAACCTCGCTGGCTTCCATCGCTGGAACGAGTGGGAGACGATCTTCGAGACGGTGCCGATCGCGGTTGAGGATCGTCCGCATTGGCGGCATCGCGCGCTCGCCTCGCCCGCCGCGCATCGTTTCGCACGCTCGCGGGTGCCTGAGAGTTACGCGGCCGCGCTTCCGAACTTGCCAACTCCAGCTTGGGCTTATCTTTCGGGACCGCTGTCGAAACTGTCTTCAACTGCGCTTCGGGCGCAGCGGCGCGACCGGTGA
- a CDS encoding acyl-CoA thioesterase, with amino-acid sequence MSDASKKHPASRADYPHHAPIQTRWMDNDVYGHVNNVTYYSYFDTAVNRYLIEAGALDIETSAVIGLVVETSCRYRAPITFPEAVTAGIRVARIGTSSVRYEIGLFRKDEDSACAEGHFIHVYVDRATRRPVPLPEALRAALAPLRASEN; translated from the coding sequence GTGAGCGACGCGAGCAAAAAACACCCGGCCAGCCGCGCCGACTATCCGCATCACGCGCCGATCCAGACGCGCTGGATGGATAACGACGTTTATGGCCACGTCAACAATGTGACGTATTATTCCTATTTCGATACCGCCGTGAACCGCTATCTGATCGAGGCTGGCGCGCTCGACATCGAGACAAGCGCGGTGATCGGCCTGGTTGTCGAAACATCGTGCCGCTATCGCGCGCCGATCACCTTCCCGGAAGCCGTGACGGCGGGCATTCGCGTGGCGCGCATCGGCACGTCGTCGGTTCGCTATGAAATCGGTCTGTTTCGCAAAGATGAAGACTCAGCCTGCGCCGAGGGCCACTTCATCCACGTCTATGTGGACCGCGCGACGCGGCGTCCCGTGCCGTTACCCGAGGCGTTGAGAGCCGCGCTGGCGCCGCTGCGAGCATCGGAGAATTGA